Proteins encoded together in one Chelonoidis abingdonii isolate Lonesome George chromosome 1, CheloAbing_2.0, whole genome shotgun sequence window:
- the LOC116839634 gene encoding olfactory receptor 52P1-like, whose translation MAVFNLTPSDASTFILIGIPGLEAAQVWISIPFSMSYIIGLLGNFTVLFVVAKEQTLHKPMYLLLCMLALTDIVISTCTVLMSLSMFWFSLKGITMGGCLTQMLFHYAGSLMQSAILVTMAFNRYIAICDPLRYATILTNGRIAKLGIVCFMRPVLLILLLPLLVNRQPVCDNRIIPQTYCNHMAMLKISCADITVNKTYGLVVAFVVTCLDLTLIVLSYGLIIRALLRISSKKAHKKALNTCTAHICVILTSYTPFLFSSLTHQFGQGIASHIHSILVNLFYLIPPMLNPIIYGVKTKELRDKLGKCICRM comes from the coding sequence ATGGCTGTTTTCAATCTCACCCCCTCCGACGCTTCAACATTCATCTTAATCGGCATCCCGGGCCTGGAAGCTGCCCAAGTCTGgatttccatccctttctctaTGTCCTACATTATCGGTCTGTTGGGAAATTTCACAGTTCTGTTTGTTGTAGCCAAAGAGCAGACACTGCACAAGCCGATGTACCTGCTACTTTGTATGCTGGCACTCACAGACATTGTAATATCTACCTGCACTGTGCTGATGTCACTGAGTATGTTTTGGTTCAGTTTGAAAGGCATTACCATGGGTGGTTGCCTCACTCAGATGCTCTTCCATTACGCAGGTTCTCTGATGCAGTCAGCCATCCTCGTGACAATGGCCTTCAATCGCTACATCGCCATCTGTGACCCTCTGAGATATGCCACCATCCTCACCAACGGACGAATAGCTAAGCTAGGGATAGTGTGTTTCATGAGACCTGTTCTCCTCATTCTGCTTCTACCTCTGCTTGTGAACAGGCAGCCCGTCTGTGACAACCGCATTATCCCCCAGACATACTGCAACCACATGGCTATGTTGAAGATTTCCTGTGCGGACATCACAGTCAACAAGACATATGGCTTGGTGGTAGCCTTTGTAGTCACCTGTTTAGACCTGACGCTCATTGTCCTGTCCTATGGTCTCATCATCAGGGCCCTCCTCAGAATCTCCTCCAAGAAAGCCCACAAGAAAGCTCTCAACACCTGCACAGCCCACATCTGTGTGATACTGACATCTTAtactcccttcctcttctccagtctCACACACCAGTTCGGTCAGGGCATTGCTTCCCATATTCACAGCATCTTGGTAAACCTCTTCTACCTCATCCCCCCCATGCTCAATCCTATCATTTATGGGGTCAAAACCAAAGAGCTTCGTGACAAACTGGGCAAATGCATCTGCAGAATGTGA